The following proteins come from a genomic window of Plasmodium reichenowi strain SY57 chromosome Unknown, whole genome shotgun sequence:
- a CDS encoding transcription factor with AP2 domain(s) gives GDNKSICSQYKNEINNKSPCCNVLINREMNNNTNINNNNNICNMDNNNNICNMNNNNNICNMNNNNNMCNMNNNNNMCNMNNNNNICNMNNNNNICDMNINHNCCQKNSSLCTSPASLLSLYYLSEHILQFQKGTIKYILQDLRDNCLSNLAYELQNITFQEYYMAIHYLNRYIDESKCYDDIFFLLKVLAKNIEIKKIPSAYNEEQQKEFLNSLTIISKQIKHKRSHEISSNNMNNHSVDDE, from the coding sequence GGAGATAATAAATCTATATGCAGTCAGTATAAgaatgaaataaataacaaaagCCCATGTTGCAATGTTTTAATTAATAGagaaatgaataataatactaatattaataataataataatatatgtaacatggacaataataataatatatgtaacatgaacaataataataatatatgtaacatgaacaataataataatatgtgtaacatgaacaataataataatatgtgtaacatgaacaataataataatatatgtaacatgaacaataataataatatatgtgataTGAATATTAATCATAATTGTTGTCAAAAAAATTCCTCGTTGTGCACATCTCCAGCCTCCTTACTTTccttatattatttatcaGAACATATTCTACAATTTCAAAAAGGAAccataaaatatatactacAAGATTTAAGAGATAACTGTCTTTCCAACTTAGCTTATGAATTACAGAATATAACATTCCAAGAATATTACATGGCAATTCATTATTTGAATAGATATATAGACGAATCGAAATGTTATgatgatatttttttcctcttGAAAGTATTAGCAAAAAACAtagaaattaaaaaaataccAAGTGCATATAACGAAGAACAACAAAAAGAATTCTTGAATTCACTAACAATTATTAGCAAGCAAATTAAACATAAACGTTCACATGAAATATCATCTAATAACATGAATA